Proteins encoded by one window of Phytohabitans houttuyneae:
- a CDS encoding carbohydrate kinase family protein, with amino-acid sequence MIIVVGDLVTDVVAALDGAPAAGTDTGARIRFAGGGQGANTAAWLAAEGAPVTLVAAVGDDEPGRTRVAELAAAGVRCAVRAHSGTPTGTVIVLSHDGERTMINDRGAGLLLSPADIDAALAAAPGARHVHVSGYPLLDPASRGAGLRALAAAREHGLTTSVDAASAGPLRRAGAAFLGWVRAIDLVLANADEAAVLAGGTDPVAQARTLATVAVHAVVKRGPAGAVWAGPDGVHEAPGRPAHTVADPTGAGDAFAAGLLSAWLGGAEPREALDRAVALGTKAVGLLGARPPLEGRGSR; translated from the coding sequence TTGATCATCGTCGTCGGAGACCTCGTCACGGACGTGGTTGCGGCGCTCGACGGGGCGCCCGCGGCGGGCACCGACACGGGCGCGCGGATCCGCTTCGCCGGCGGCGGGCAGGGCGCCAACACCGCCGCGTGGCTGGCCGCCGAGGGCGCACCCGTCACGCTGGTCGCCGCGGTCGGCGACGACGAGCCGGGCCGGACCCGGGTGGCGGAGCTGGCGGCCGCCGGGGTGCGCTGCGCGGTCCGCGCCCACTCCGGCACGCCCACCGGTACCGTCATCGTCCTCAGCCACGACGGCGAGCGCACGATGATCAACGACCGCGGCGCCGGCCTGCTGCTCTCCCCCGCCGACATCGACGCCGCGCTGGCCGCCGCGCCGGGCGCGCGGCACGTGCACGTCTCCGGGTACCCCCTGCTGGACCCGGCCTCCCGCGGCGCCGGCCTGCGCGCGCTGGCCGCGGCCCGCGAACATGGGCTGACCACCAGCGTCGACGCGGCGTCCGCGGGCCCGTTGCGGCGCGCGGGCGCCGCCTTCCTGGGTTGGGTACGAGCCATCGACCTCGTCCTCGCGAACGCCGACGAAGCCGCCGTGCTGGCCGGCGGCACCGACCCGGTCGCGCAAGCTCGCACGCTCGCCACGGTCGCGGTGCACGCGGTGGTGAAGCGCGGCCCGGCGGGCGCCGTCTGGGCCGGCCCGGACGGCGTGCACGAGGCACCCGGCCGCCCCGCGCACACGGTCGCCGACCCGACCGGTGCCGGCGACGCCTTCGCCGCGGGCCTGCTCTCCGCCTGGCTCGGCGGCGCGGAGCCGCGGGAGGCGCTGGACCGCGCGGTAGCCCTGGGCACGAAGGCGGTCGGCCTGCTCGGCGCCCGCCCGCCGCTTGAGGGCCGGGGTTCGCGTTAA
- a CDS encoding HhH-GPD-type base excision DNA repair protein, with protein sequence MAITLPIDAEANALLQRNPLALLIGMTLDQQIPFEKAFSSPYELVRRLGHEPTAQELADFDPEALTVIFATPPALHRFPKANAKRVQEVCQLLVDKYDGDAARLWGEAKTGQELFKRISEVPGFGKQKTQILIALLGKRYEVRPKGWREAAGDYGPDRTYKSVADIVDEPSLLKVRAYKKEMKAAAKAAKE encoded by the coding sequence ATGGCGATTACGCTGCCCATCGACGCAGAGGCGAACGCCCTGCTCCAGCGCAACCCGCTTGCGCTCCTCATCGGGATGACGCTCGACCAGCAGATCCCCTTCGAGAAGGCGTTCTCGTCGCCGTACGAGCTGGTGCGGCGGCTCGGGCACGAGCCCACCGCGCAGGAGCTGGCCGACTTCGACCCGGAGGCGCTGACCGTCATCTTCGCCACGCCGCCGGCGCTGCACCGCTTCCCGAAGGCCAACGCGAAGCGGGTGCAGGAGGTCTGCCAGCTCCTGGTCGACAAGTACGACGGTGACGCCGCGCGGCTGTGGGGTGAGGCCAAGACCGGCCAGGAGCTGTTCAAGCGGATCTCCGAGGTGCCCGGCTTCGGCAAGCAGAAGACGCAGATCCTGATCGCGCTCCTCGGCAAGCGGTACGAGGTGCGTCCGAAGGGCTGGCGCGAGGCGGCGGGCGACTACGGGCCGGACCGCACGTACAAGTCGGTGGCCGACATCGTGGACGAGCCGTCGCTGCTCAAGGTGCGGGCGTACAAGAAGGAGATGAAGGCCGCCGCGAAGGCTGCCAAGGAGTAG
- a CDS encoding ribbon-helix-helix protein, CopG family, with product MNRNDALKQFHEGGDRLAELIDEGQPAELPAPDSDVPMVSRSVRLPVDTYERVREAAEARGIGVTTLMRQWIEAGLADLDESATVSLADVRRAIAALAHPRAA from the coding sequence ATGAACAGAAACGACGCGCTCAAGCAGTTCCACGAGGGTGGCGACCGGCTCGCCGAGCTCATCGACGAAGGTCAGCCGGCAGAGCTGCCCGCCCCCGACAGCGACGTGCCGATGGTCAGCCGGTCCGTGCGGCTGCCGGTCGATACGTACGAGCGGGTGCGGGAGGCCGCCGAGGCGCGCGGCATCGGAGTCACCACCCTGATGCGGCAGTGGATCGAGGCGGGCTTAGCCGACCTCGACGAGTCCGCGACCGTCTCGCTCGCCGACGTGCGGCGGGCCATCGCGGCGCTCGCGCACCCGCGCGCCGCCTGA
- a CDS encoding helix-turn-helix domain-containing protein yields the protein MPTKREQFQHSIRARYLGERMRSLREERGLTLKYIAAFLGVEFSTLARYERAEWPFRADHVTALLDVYGVYGERQREELVALARNAWRVCGWEVAGVKDTGTAGVNEQPIIDHWWIQSRAEELCVYSPALVPTLLRARDYAEALIRFRDPNTPVMKVEAEVRELVERQQVLDARPPMRLTVILEEAALSRRIAGPAVTLAQWEHLVRAVERPHVTVLVLPSSAALHHGIDGGFTLCRMHAPYPPVALLDQLTGRAVVEADAAERYSVAFDKLKEAALNPAHSMALIEQEINDLGTLGRTPATREAATA from the coding sequence GTGCCGACCAAACGAGAGCAGTTTCAGCACTCCATCCGTGCTCGCTATCTGGGCGAGCGGATGCGCAGCCTGCGGGAGGAGCGCGGCCTGACGTTGAAGTACATCGCCGCGTTCCTCGGCGTGGAGTTCTCCACCCTGGCCCGGTACGAACGGGCGGAGTGGCCGTTCCGCGCCGACCACGTGACGGCGCTGCTCGACGTGTACGGCGTGTACGGGGAGCGCCAGCGCGAGGAGCTGGTGGCGCTGGCACGCAACGCGTGGCGGGTGTGCGGCTGGGAGGTCGCCGGCGTCAAAGACACCGGCACGGCTGGGGTCAACGAGCAGCCGATCATCGACCACTGGTGGATCCAGTCCAGGGCCGAGGAGTTGTGCGTCTACTCGCCCGCCCTGGTGCCGACGTTGTTGCGCGCCCGCGACTACGCCGAGGCGCTGATCCGCTTTCGCGACCCGAACACGCCGGTGATGAAGGTCGAGGCGGAGGTCCGCGAGCTGGTGGAGCGGCAGCAGGTGTTGGACGCCCGGCCACCCATGCGGCTCACGGTGATCCTGGAGGAGGCGGCGCTGTCCCGCCGCATCGCCGGGCCGGCCGTGACCCTGGCACAGTGGGAGCACTTGGTCCGCGCGGTCGAACGGCCGCACGTCACCGTCCTGGTCCTGCCCAGCAGCGCCGCCCTGCATCACGGCATCGACGGTGGCTTCACCCTCTGTCGGATGCACGCGCCGTACCCGCCGGTGGCGCTGCTCGACCAGCTCACCGGTCGCGCGGTGGTGGAGGCCGACGCGGCAGAGCGGTACAGCGTCGCGTTCGACAAGTTGAAGGAGGCGGCGCTCAACCCGGCGCATTCGATGGCGCTGATCGAGCAGGAGATCAACGACCTCGGCACGCTGGGACGGACGCCGGCCACTCGTGAGGCGGCGACCGCATGA
- a CDS encoding DEAD/DEAH box helicase, with translation MRLALDDFPPLRAWQRKAMVEYLRRRSEDFMAVATPGAGKTTFALRIAAELLVDGTVEAVTVVAPTEHLKIQWAASAARVGIQLDASFRNADIHSSTDFHGAVVTYAQVGIAPQVHRRRTMTRRTLVILDEIHHAGDSRSWGEGVRAAFEPAVRRLMLTGTPFRSDDNPIPFVTYERGSDGLQRSRSDSVYGYSDALREGVVRPVIFLAYSGETRWRTSAGDELAARLGEPMTQDLVAQAWRTALDPTGEWMPQVLRAADARLQVLRVGGMADAGGLVIASDQQAARAYARLIERVTGEKAVVVLSDDQGASARIAQFAASDQRWLVAVRMVSEGVDIPRLAVGVYATSASTPLYFAQAIGRFVRARRPGETASVFLPSVPHLLGLASEMEAERDHVLGERRASEEEELFERAQRAEKASGELEKRFEALSATAELDQVIFDGASFGTGAQAGTPEEEEYLGLPGLLTAEQVALLLNKRQADQMAAQRRTKAPAPAGGVPAQPAGPRTAGERRIALRRQLNSLVNAHHHRTGLPHGKIHAELRRLCGGPPSAQATIEQLEERIATVQTL, from the coding sequence GTGCGACTGGCGTTGGACGACTTTCCACCGCTTCGGGCCTGGCAGCGCAAGGCGATGGTGGAGTACCTGCGGCGTCGCAGCGAGGACTTCATGGCGGTGGCCACGCCCGGCGCCGGAAAGACGACCTTCGCGCTGCGCATCGCGGCCGAGCTGCTCGTCGACGGCACGGTCGAGGCGGTCACCGTGGTGGCGCCGACCGAGCACCTGAAGATCCAGTGGGCGGCTTCGGCGGCGCGGGTGGGCATCCAGCTGGACGCCTCGTTCCGCAATGCGGACATCCACTCCTCGACCGACTTCCACGGCGCCGTGGTGACGTATGCGCAGGTGGGCATCGCTCCCCAGGTGCACCGCCGCCGCACGATGACCCGCCGCACGCTGGTGATCCTCGACGAGATCCACCACGCCGGCGACTCGCGCTCGTGGGGCGAGGGTGTGCGGGCGGCCTTCGAGCCCGCCGTACGCCGCCTCATGCTCACCGGGACCCCGTTCCGGTCCGACGACAACCCCATCCCCTTCGTGACGTACGAGCGGGGCTCTGACGGGCTCCAGCGGTCCCGCTCCGACTCGGTGTACGGCTACTCCGACGCCCTCCGCGAGGGCGTGGTGCGGCCGGTGATCTTCCTGGCGTACTCCGGCGAGACCAGGTGGCGCACCAGCGCCGGCGACGAGCTGGCCGCCCGGCTCGGCGAGCCGATGACGCAGGACCTCGTGGCACAGGCGTGGCGCACCGCCCTCGACCCGACCGGCGAGTGGATGCCCCAGGTGCTGCGGGCGGCCGACGCGCGCCTGCAGGTGCTGCGGGTCGGCGGCATGGCCGACGCGGGCGGGCTGGTGATCGCCTCCGACCAGCAGGCCGCGAGGGCGTACGCGCGGCTGATCGAGCGGGTCACCGGCGAGAAGGCGGTCGTGGTGCTCTCCGACGACCAGGGCGCTTCGGCGCGCATCGCCCAGTTCGCCGCGTCGGACCAGCGCTGGCTGGTGGCCGTTCGGATGGTCTCCGAGGGCGTCGACATCCCGCGCCTGGCCGTCGGGGTGTACGCGACGAGCGCCTCCACGCCCCTCTACTTCGCGCAGGCGATCGGCCGGTTCGTGCGCGCCCGCCGCCCCGGCGAGACCGCCTCGGTCTTCCTGCCGAGCGTGCCGCACCTGCTGGGCCTGGCGAGCGAGATGGAGGCCGAGCGCGACCACGTGCTCGGCGAGCGGCGCGCCTCCGAGGAAGAGGAGCTCTTCGAGCGCGCGCAGCGCGCCGAGAAGGCGAGCGGCGAGCTGGAAAAGCGGTTCGAGGCGCTCTCCGCCACGGCCGAGCTCGACCAGGTCATCTTCGACGGCGCCTCGTTCGGCACGGGCGCGCAGGCGGGCACGCCCGAGGAGGAGGAGTACCTGGGGCTTCCCGGCCTGCTCACGGCCGAGCAGGTGGCCCTGCTGCTCAACAAGCGCCAGGCCGACCAGATGGCCGCCCAGCGCCGCACGAAGGCACCCGCACCGGCCGGCGGCGTGCCCGCGCAGCCCGCGGGGCCACGCACGGCGGGCGAGCGCCGGATCGCGCTGCGCCGCCAGCTCAACTCCCTGGTGAACGCCCACCACCACCGCACCGGCCTGCCCCACGGCAAGATCCACGCAGAGTTGCGCCGCCTGTGCGGCGGCCCGCCGAGCGCCCAGGCAACGATCGAGCAGCTCGAAGAGCGCATCGCCACGGTGCAGACGCTGTAG
- a CDS encoding DUF6879 family protein, translated as MAAEPTLEDLMRSCERSAVHLELRDGYTRNDPMLDDWLAGVRLDPADRASWWHPWLELVEETIGRGVSVRRARIVSTPVSEYIRYEYDVTFRNILVGEEVRWLSRRDATDIPLPGNDFWLFDDRLLLVYHFDGKDDLAAREVTREPGVVKLCGSAFEAVWERATPHDDFRLD; from the coding sequence GTGGCGGCGGAGCCGACGCTTGAGGATCTGATGCGCTCCTGCGAGCGGTCCGCGGTTCATCTGGAGCTGCGGGACGGCTACACGCGAAACGATCCGATGCTCGACGACTGGCTTGCCGGCGTCCGGCTCGATCCGGCCGATCGGGCGTCGTGGTGGCATCCGTGGCTGGAGCTCGTGGAGGAAACGATCGGGCGCGGCGTCAGCGTGCGCCGCGCCCGGATCGTCTCCACGCCGGTCAGCGAGTACATCCGGTACGAGTACGACGTCACGTTCCGAAACATCCTCGTCGGCGAAGAAGTGCGCTGGCTGTCGCGGCGCGATGCCACCGACATTCCGTTGCCTGGCAACGACTTCTGGCTCTTCGACGACCGTCTCCTGCTGGTGTACCACTTCGATGGCAAGGACGACCTGGCGGCTCGGGAGGTCACCCGCGAGCCTGGCGTGGTCAAGCTCTGCGGGTCGGCGTTCGAAGCGGTGTGGGAGCGCGCCACGCCACACGACGACTTCCGGCTCGACTGA
- a CDS encoding helix-turn-helix domain-containing protein: MASPSSSAQQALEALGTRLREIRIDAGLTGRDLGQLAGWHSSKVSRIEHARQTPSTDDITAWCKHCGAVDQAADLIASLRAAEGMYVEWRRMEQSGLRVAQQAVVTLWERTRHFRIYSPRLIPGPVQTRAYIAAMLEGVRARREVPDDVDAAVRVRVEKQRVIHEGAHRFAILLEESVLRHPIGDTETMAGQLGYLLTASALPSVSLGVIPLGADRSGQLAVEGFWLFDEKQVNVELVSGHLTLTQPSEITMYAEVFARLADLAVYGSAARTLITAAINGLSD, translated from the coding sequence GTGGCGTCCCCGTCGTCCAGCGCACAGCAGGCGCTCGAAGCGCTCGGCACGCGGCTGCGCGAGATCCGCATCGACGCGGGCCTGACCGGGCGCGACCTCGGCCAGCTGGCCGGCTGGCACTCCTCGAAGGTCAGCCGCATCGAGCACGCCCGGCAGACCCCGTCCACCGACGACATCACCGCGTGGTGCAAGCATTGCGGCGCCGTCGACCAGGCGGCCGACCTCATCGCGTCGCTGCGCGCGGCCGAGGGCATGTACGTCGAGTGGCGCCGCATGGAACAGAGCGGCCTACGCGTGGCGCAACAGGCGGTCGTGACGCTCTGGGAGCGGACGCGCCACTTCCGCATCTACTCCCCTCGCCTGATCCCCGGCCCGGTCCAGACACGCGCCTACATCGCGGCGATGCTTGAGGGTGTACGCGCTCGCCGCGAAGTACCGGACGATGTGGACGCCGCGGTGCGGGTCCGAGTGGAGAAGCAACGCGTCATCCACGAGGGCGCCCATCGGTTCGCCATCCTCCTTGAGGAGAGCGTGCTACGGCACCCTATCGGTGACACGGAGACGATGGCCGGCCAACTCGGCTATCTGCTGACCGCCAGTGCCTTGCCTTCCGTGTCGCTGGGCGTCATCCCACTCGGCGCCGACCGCTCCGGCCAACTCGCCGTCGAGGGCTTCTGGCTCTTCGATGAGAAACAGGTCAATGTGGAGCTGGTCTCCGGGCATCTCACCCTCACACAGCCAAGCGAGATCACCATGTACGCCGAGGTCTTCGCTCGACTCGCCGATCTCGCCGTGTACGGCTCCGCCGCCCGCACTCTGATCACGGCAGCGATCAACGGGCTAAGCGATTGA
- a CDS encoding pseudouridine-5'-phosphate glycosidase, with the protein MTDLHIRVGPHVAEALRTGQPVVALESTIVSHGLPRPDNLRVAREIERAVRATGAVPATIGMIEGALTVGLDDEQLTRLATADGVAKLSVRDLAVAAAAGADGATTVAATSAVAVAAGIGVFATGGLGGVHREAFDESNDLITLARTPITVVCAGVKSILDVGATLERLETLGVTVVGYGTRRFPGFYITDAGFDLDWSVETPEQVAAVMAARRAQGVHGGGLVVANPLPLDEQLDPELHDRTLAEGLEKLRGEGITGKAVTPFLLAHFHAATEGRSLAVNVRIILRNAELAGRIAVAAAA; encoded by the coding sequence GTGACAGACCTTCACATCCGGGTCGGCCCCCATGTCGCCGAGGCGCTGCGCACCGGCCAGCCCGTCGTGGCCCTCGAGAGCACGATCGTCTCACACGGCCTGCCCCGCCCGGACAACCTTCGGGTGGCCCGCGAGATCGAGCGGGCGGTCCGCGCCACAGGCGCCGTACCAGCGACGATAGGCATGATCGAGGGCGCGCTCACCGTGGGCCTCGACGACGAGCAGCTGACCCGCCTCGCCACCGCGGACGGCGTCGCCAAGCTCTCCGTGCGCGACCTCGCCGTCGCGGCCGCCGCCGGCGCGGACGGCGCCACCACGGTCGCCGCCACCAGCGCGGTCGCGGTCGCCGCCGGCATCGGGGTCTTCGCGACCGGCGGGCTCGGCGGGGTGCACCGCGAGGCCTTCGACGAGTCGAACGACCTCATCACGCTCGCCCGCACCCCCATCACCGTGGTCTGCGCCGGCGTGAAGTCGATCCTGGACGTGGGCGCCACCCTGGAGCGGCTGGAGACGCTGGGCGTGACCGTCGTCGGGTACGGCACGCGCCGCTTCCCCGGCTTCTACATCACCGACGCCGGCTTCGACCTGGACTGGTCGGTGGAGACGCCCGAGCAGGTGGCGGCCGTGATGGCGGCGCGGCGCGCGCAGGGCGTGCACGGCGGCGGCCTGGTCGTGGCCAACCCGCTCCCGCTCGACGAGCAGCTCGACCCGGAGCTGCACGACCGTACGCTCGCCGAGGGGCTGGAAAAGCTGCGCGGCGAGGGGATCACGGGCAAGGCGGTGACGCCGTTCCTGCTCGCGCACTTCCACGCCGCGACGGAGGGGCGGAGCCTCGCTGTCAACGTGCGGATCATCCTGCGCAACGCCGAGCTCGCCGGCCGCATCGCGGTGGCGGCAGCAGCTTGA
- a CDS encoding DUF3099 domain-containing protein, whose protein sequence is MKRKAQRPILITGADRSQAEQLRSRQVRYVVMMSIRGVCLLVAAVLVGTKAPLLWLWLPLCLLGMVLIPWLAVILANDRPPKEQYRFRHKPPEAEEGPRQALPSKPPPRTIDADG, encoded by the coding sequence GTGAAGCGAAAGGCCCAGCGGCCGATCCTGATCACCGGCGCTGACCGCAGCCAGGCGGAGCAGTTGCGCAGCCGCCAGGTGCGGTACGTCGTCATGATGTCCATCCGAGGCGTCTGCCTGCTGGTCGCCGCGGTCCTGGTGGGCACGAAGGCACCGCTGCTCTGGCTCTGGCTGCCACTCTGCCTGCTGGGCATGGTCCTGATCCCATGGCTGGCCGTGATCCTGGCCAACGACCGCCCGCCCAAGGAGCAGTACCGCTTCCGGCACAAGCCGCCCGAAGCGGAGGAAGGCCCTCGGCAGGCGCTGCCGAGCAAACCCCCGCCCCGCACCATCGACGCCGACGGCTAA
- a CDS encoding trimeric intracellular cation channel family protein: MLVADLVGVAVFAASGASAGVAKRLDLFGVIFVGFVAALGGGILRDLVIDVVPPLAFEDWRYAAVAAVVATATFWLHPQLARLRRTVLVLDAAGLGLFTVTGTLKALDAGVPAVGACLIGMLVGIGGGLGRDLLTGEIPVVLRREIYAVAALAGAVAVVALERAEMHHNVVLLVPAALIFGVRLVALLRKWSAPLPPTAV, translated from the coding sequence TTGCTCGTCGCTGACCTCGTGGGGGTGGCGGTCTTCGCCGCCTCCGGGGCGTCGGCCGGGGTGGCCAAGCGCCTCGACCTGTTCGGCGTGATCTTCGTGGGTTTCGTCGCCGCGCTCGGCGGCGGGATCCTCCGCGACCTCGTGATCGACGTGGTGCCACCCCTCGCCTTCGAGGACTGGCGCTACGCCGCGGTCGCCGCCGTCGTCGCCACCGCCACCTTCTGGCTCCACCCTCAGCTCGCCCGGCTCCGCCGCACCGTGCTGGTGCTCGACGCCGCCGGGCTCGGCCTCTTCACCGTCACCGGCACGCTCAAGGCGCTCGACGCGGGCGTGCCCGCCGTGGGCGCCTGCCTGATCGGCATGCTCGTGGGCATCGGCGGCGGCCTCGGGCGCGACCTGCTCACCGGCGAGATCCCGGTCGTCCTGCGGCGCGAGATCTACGCGGTCGCCGCGCTCGCCGGCGCGGTCGCGGTGGTCGCGCTGGAGCGCGCCGAGATGCACCACAACGTGGTGCTGCTGGTCCCCGCCGCGCTCATTTTCGGGGTACGTCTCGTCGCACTCCTCCGCAAATGGTCCGCGCCACTCCCGCCGACCGCGGTGTGA
- a CDS encoding HhH-GPD-type base excision DNA repair protein gives MPRSRYIHPAAYCDQQFPLERAFSAPYELSRRLGHEPTAEELADFDPEALTAIFATPPALHRFPKAMAARVQEACRIVVDTYGGEAESIWTTAGDGKELFKRVSALPGFGKQKAQIFVALLGKRFGVRPAGWREAAGAYGPDDAYKSVADIVDAAALVKVREYKQQAKADAKAAAAAKK, from the coding sequence CTGCCAAGGAGTAGGTACATACATCCGGCTGCCTATTGCGACCAGCAGTTTCCGCTGGAGCGTGCGTTTTCCGCGCCGTACGAGCTGAGCCGCCGGCTCGGACACGAGCCGACCGCGGAGGAGCTCGCCGACTTCGATCCGGAGGCGCTGACCGCCATCTTCGCCACCCCGCCCGCGCTGCACCGCTTTCCGAAGGCGATGGCCGCTCGGGTGCAGGAGGCGTGCCGCATCGTGGTGGATACGTACGGTGGCGAGGCAGAAAGCATCTGGACCACCGCGGGCGACGGCAAGGAGCTCTTCAAGCGGGTCAGCGCGCTGCCCGGCTTCGGCAAGCAGAAGGCGCAGATCTTCGTGGCGCTGCTCGGCAAGCGCTTCGGCGTGCGGCCTGCGGGGTGGCGCGAGGCCGCCGGGGCGTACGGGCCGGACGACGCCTACAAGTCGGTGGCCGACATCGTCGACGCCGCGGCACTGGTGAAGGTGCGCGAGTACAAGCAGCAGGCCAAGGCGGACGCCAAGGCCGCTGCCGCCGCGAAGAAGTAG
- a CDS encoding RNA-directed DNA polymerase: protein MGWPELDWVAKKHKELVFARLKASGARSVSPIDVPKENFMIRPAVVIDPVDRLAYQALTDRLSKSVIGEMHRQAYGWRLHVKDPKPGAYSTNDAQWELYRNHLSALVANFEVALKTDVVSCFASLRLDVIADEFYARAGSSAVVERTLSMLESWEKAPNRSGIPQRSLASAVLGNMVLSRIDDILKYHAKPMSPAEAGLSFARWMDDIWLFGSDAGDLRSAQIEIQDGLQALGLHINTGKTKLLEGSEIADHALNVAHSAVDDGFLSLIAGKPADTGPLDELVEKLLAEKEEASRTSIKFATKRMREHKHFSKVDGFVDVAPRMPHAADALARLFRDADRANELASWYLEYRSTPWAKLQWSSAQLGTMFSSSVRPQVEVVDHFAEILSAGGLSLPMAALAAQRLASWDASKARAVISEAVKKSDSALQRRVLALAALHADHNRTIIKKWLNDFEENSLTLEMLKETNFKKPKLKPDFEG, encoded by the coding sequence ATGGGATGGCCCGAATTGGATTGGGTCGCCAAGAAACACAAAGAATTAGTGTTTGCACGATTAAAGGCATCGGGCGCCCGAAGCGTTTCACCAATCGATGTTCCCAAAGAGAATTTCATGATCAGGCCAGCGGTTGTTATCGACCCAGTGGATAGACTGGCATATCAAGCCTTAACAGATCGTTTGAGCAAGAGCGTGATCGGCGAGATGCACCGTCAAGCCTACGGATGGCGCCTTCATGTTAAGGACCCGAAGCCCGGCGCCTATTCGACCAACGACGCCCAGTGGGAACTCTACCGTAATCACCTCAGCGCACTAGTCGCTAACTTTGAGGTCGCACTGAAGACAGACGTTGTGTCATGCTTCGCAAGTCTTCGACTTGACGTCATAGCGGATGAATTTTACGCCCGAGCAGGAAGCAGCGCGGTCGTGGAGCGCACCCTCTCGATGCTCGAGTCGTGGGAAAAGGCACCCAATCGCTCAGGAATCCCTCAACGATCGCTCGCTTCAGCAGTCCTCGGAAACATGGTCCTTTCGCGTATTGACGATATCCTCAAGTACCATGCCAAACCCATGTCTCCGGCCGAAGCGGGCCTAAGTTTCGCTCGATGGATGGACGATATTTGGCTCTTTGGGTCCGACGCAGGCGACCTCCGATCTGCCCAGATCGAGATTCAGGATGGCTTGCAAGCACTCGGTTTGCATATCAATACTGGAAAAACCAAGTTGCTTGAAGGATCTGAAATTGCAGATCACGCCCTAAACGTCGCGCACAGTGCAGTAGACGACGGATTCCTAAGTCTTATCGCCGGCAAACCAGCGGATACTGGGCCGCTCGATGAGTTGGTCGAGAAACTCTTGGCAGAGAAAGAAGAAGCTAGCAGAACTAGCATAAAGTTTGCAACGAAGCGCATGCGAGAGCACAAGCACTTCTCCAAGGTGGACGGCTTCGTGGACGTGGCTCCGCGCATGCCTCATGCCGCCGATGCGCTCGCGCGCCTATTTAGAGATGCCGATCGAGCGAACGAACTGGCAAGCTGGTATCTCGAATATCGTTCAACCCCATGGGCCAAGTTACAGTGGTCTAGCGCGCAGCTTGGGACTATGTTTTCGTCCAGTGTTCGGCCACAGGTCGAGGTAGTCGACCACTTTGCAGAGATTCTTTCGGCAGGTGGTCTGTCGCTCCCAATGGCGGCCTTAGCAGCCCAACGTCTGGCAAGCTGGGATGCCTCGAAAGCCCGTGCTGTCATATCTGAAGCCGTCAAGAAATCCGACAGCGCTCTGCAACGCAGAGTTTTAGCCTTGGCCGCCCTCCATGCTGACCACAACCGGACGATTATCAAGAAGTGGCTAAACGACTTCGAAGAAAACTCACTAACCCTAGAAATGCTGAAGGAAACCAACTTCAAGAAACCCAAACTCAAGCCAGATTTTGAAGGGTGA
- a CDS encoding DUF3039 domain-containing protein, translating into MSTEVLELPDLKDADTGPEMFHYVRKEKIAESAVMGTFVIALCGETFPVTKVPKKGSPVCPQCKEIYESMSE; encoded by the coding sequence GTGAGCACTGAGGTTCTTGAGCTTCCCGATCTCAAGGACGCCGATACCGGTCCTGAGATGTTCCACTATGTCCGTAAAGAGAAGATCGCCGAGAGTGCGGTCATGGGCACCTTCGTGATCGCGCTGTGCGGGGAGACCTTTCCGGTGACCAAGGTGCCCAAGAAGGGCTCGCCGGTCTGCCCGCAGTGCAAGGAGATCTACGAGTCGATGTCCGAATGA